A single region of the Sphingobium sp. EP60837 genome encodes:
- a CDS encoding DUF2093 domain-containing protein, with amino-acid sequence MLMSNRDRPARLHYMAYSFRVLQAGDHVVCAVTGQKIPLDDLRYWSIARQEPYASAEASAQAELKARAPH; translated from the coding sequence ATGCTGATGTCCAACCGTGATCGCCCGGCCCGGCTGCATTATATGGCCTACAGCTTCCGCGTGCTGCAGGCGGGCGACCATGTCGTCTGCGCCGTCACTGGCCAGAAGATTCCGCTCGATGACCTGCGCTATTGGAGCATCGCGCGCCAGGAACCCTATGCCAGCGCCGAAGCTTCCGCCCAGGCCGAACTTAAGGCCCGCGCCCCGCACTGA